The following proteins are co-located in the Desulfomonilaceae bacterium genome:
- a CDS encoding rubredoxin, which translates to MAKWKCNTCGWIYDPAQGDPENGIGTGTAFEDLPDTWICPICASTKDMFEVEIMAPRPTDASNMDHEEQELSLAEGKLFRERFENVFRVAQKLTSSMNISEVLEMIRDEARATLPQLQEVCLLVTDPEAHNYTRPLHCAVAKQRINCQLCKRGRETVNRAVGQTASAVCFLPDNHGGHVMAAGPYADGFSEIVFPIYDEGRPLAVLDAIAQPGHSMGEKHFVLLQDLVQLASNVIKNARNHWRMSQEKLTVDRILDHLRPFVPSTVQKIVEKDPAAPDLEKKDIDATVLFLDVAGYTCISETQSRDKVTFIIEKYFSSFLDLIYDHGGDINETAGDGLMVIFQGEPKKTALAAVKAALEIRNKTMEINEELKNRFLPVEINMGINSGTAAVGMSRFTGVSGTRMTFTATGPVTNVAARIASAAKHGDILVGPETARRVAEDEDVTLFDRGLMNFKNVSEPVQVFSLVRSG; encoded by the coding sequence ATGGCTAAGTGGAAATGTAATACTTGTGGTTGGATTTATGATCCCGCCCAAGGTGATCCGGAAAATGGCATAGGCACGGGAACGGCGTTCGAGGATTTACCTGACACGTGGATTTGCCCCATATGCGCATCTACAAAAGACATGTTCGAAGTAGAAATCATGGCGCCAAGACCCACTGATGCTTCAAATATGGATCATGAAGAGCAGGAACTGTCTCTAGCAGAAGGAAAACTTTTTAGGGAACGCTTCGAAAACGTCTTTCGAGTGGCCCAAAAGCTAACGTCGTCAATGAACATTAGCGAAGTGCTGGAGATGATCCGGGACGAAGCAAGAGCGACCTTACCTCAATTGCAGGAGGTTTGTCTTCTTGTAACAGACCCTGAAGCCCATAATTATACCCGCCCACTTCATTGCGCAGTGGCAAAGCAACGGATCAATTGCCAGCTATGTAAACGTGGGAGAGAAACGGTAAACCGCGCCGTCGGTCAAACCGCCTCTGCCGTTTGTTTTCTTCCTGATAATCATGGCGGCCATGTAATGGCGGCCGGCCCGTATGCCGATGGTTTTTCGGAAATAGTGTTTCCAATCTATGATGAAGGCAGACCACTCGCTGTTCTTGACGCTATAGCGCAGCCCGGTCACTCCATGGGCGAAAAGCACTTTGTACTATTGCAGGATCTCGTTCAACTCGCCAGCAATGTAATCAAGAATGCTCGAAACCACTGGAGAATGTCCCAGGAAAAGCTTACCGTAGATAGGATTCTGGATCATCTAAGGCCGTTTGTCCCATCAACAGTTCAGAAGATCGTGGAAAAAGACCCTGCTGCCCCTGACCTTGAAAAGAAGGACATAGACGCTACCGTGCTGTTTTTGGATGTTGCGGGTTATACTTGCATCAGTGAGACTCAGAGCCGGGACAAAGTCACTTTCATCATCGAAAAGTATTTTTCCAGTTTCCTGGACCTCATCTACGATCATGGGGGAGACATAAACGAAACGGCAGGTGACGGACTCATGGTCATATTTCAGGGTGAGCCGAAGAAAACTGCGTTAGCTGCCGTAAAGGCGGCTCTGGAGATTCGAAATAAGACAATGGAGATTAACGAGGAATTGAAGAATCGATTCTTACCGGTTGAAATTAACATGGGCATCAATTCCGGCACGGCCGCTGTAGGGATGAGTCGATTCACAGGGGTTTCAGGAACCAGAATGACCTTTACTGCGACGGGGCCAGTCACAAATGTTGCTGCGCGAATCGCCTCCGCTGCAAAGCATGGGGATATTCTCGTCGGTCCGGAGACGGCCCGCAGGGTGGCGGAAGATGAAGATGTGACGCTATTCGACAGGGGGTTGATGAATTTCAAGAATGTGAGCGAGCCGGTTCAGGTGTTCAGCCTGGTAAGGAGCGGGTAA